CAATGCTAGTTTCCTTTAGTTTGTTGGTCTTAAAGGCCAGGGATGCAGCAGCTATATTTACATCCTCCAGTTAGCATCCTTGTAGGTCAGCATCACTGCGTGCTTTCAGACCTGTGCATTTAGAAACCTAGTCAGATATGTTTGTCTGTACCGAGGCAGTGGGGAGCACCTTTTCTGTGACCCTCAGTATTTGCTTAGCAAGTTTCTGCTACTCTTGAGCCAACACCCTTAGGTTGCTCCTTCAGGGTGCTGTAGGCAGAGTCTGCCCCAGAAAGAAGTTGCGGTCCTTTGTCCTTCTTGATCTCATCCCCAGAGCCGAAAGGCCTCCACGAAGGGCACTTGCTTTCCCAGCTGATAGTGAACATAGCCTTATCCCACACATTTCTATTCAATCTTAAAGCATAAAAGGATTTATGTCAGTCCAATTAATGCACAACCCTCAACAGACCAGTTCTTAGGATTTCTGCTGCCCTTAGGCAAATCTGCTTCTGGCAAGTGGCTTTAATCTGACTGTTAGTATTGCTTCTGATGGGTAATCAAAGATGGTCTTATGCTAAATAGACCAACCTTGGACTCTTAACTCAGAGGGAGTTGTTGTGTGCCCCTCACTGAGTGGAATTCATTCTTGGTTGCTCTCTGATAAGAATGAGTAGGTTTACAGAGGTGCATCTCTCAGGCTGTCTCTGATGGTGATGACTTCAATCATCCTGAAGGGAAGCCATGGACTCCCTTCACAGCCAGTCCCTGTAGAAGACAGCTGTGGAAAtggctttgtttgtttcatttccaGTGTGATAAAGGGGGCTCGAAGGGAGACATACACAGGAACACTCTGAGTTTCATCCTCTGCTAAATTCTTTGGCTCGGTTCAGGGGTGGGACACTCTGACATGTAAAGTCcttgttaaaagaaaaagaccCCTCCAGGCAGGGATCACAGCATTGATGGGAAAGGCCCATCGGGCTGCATATCCCATGTCTGGCTCCCTCCTGGGTACCTGCCAAAAGGCCAAGTGCACACGCTTTACTCAAATTCGGGGCAGTTTTGCACATGTCTGCTAGTGCGGGGCCAGCTGTCTTCATGTTCTGGGTGACCACATGTACACTGGAGTATATCTCTCACTCTCAGTATTCTCTACCCTGATGGCTTTGCCTTGAGGTCAGGAAATGCTAACTTGCTTGAAATTGTAGCCTGTTCTGTCTTGGGTCCTCAGGCACCCATCACTCCTCTTACGTGCAAGGCAAATGTGGCTGCCGTGACAATGGGATGGCCATACCTCTTTGAAGGACATAGATGATGGATGTTCCATGCAGGGGCGACTAGTTTGGCGAGAGAGGCTGCAATGGGTGGAGTACagagctttctctcttccttgggAGGTTTTGTTCTTTCAGCATCGCACAGAGAGAGTAGGAAGCTGTCCAATCAAGGTCCAGGCTCAGCCTCCCTGTTCTGTGTTCTCATCTGCAAAGAGCAGGGGCAACACCCTTGGTATATGCTGCTTACTGGGTTTAATGAGACGGTCCATGCCAAGCGCTGACACCATTCCACCCATTCGTTTCTCAGCATGTTATTTTGGAAGGGCTGAAACCTCAGGAACATTGAAAAGAAAGGACAATAGATGCCCATTCAGTAGATGCCCACATGCTTGCTTTATTAGTTTCCTCAGGCTGCCATGATAGACTGCCTCAGCCTGCCAGCTTCACAACAGAGGTATTTTCTCACAGTGTCGGCTGCTGGCAGTTCAGGTCGAGGTGTTGTAGGGCTGGTTTCTGGTGAGGCCTCTCCTTCTGGCTTGCAGAAAACATCTTCTCACTATGACCTCATGTGGCCCTCCCCTCTATATATGCACCCCTGCTGTCCCTGTTCCTGTACATAAGGACACCAGCCCTCCTGGATTAGGCACCCACCCCATGATCTCATTTAACTTTCCTTCCTAATCCCCAAATAGTCATACTGGAGCCTAGGGCATCAACACAGATTTGAGGGAACATATAGGTCAGCACATATTTCTGGGGGTTTGTAAGTGGTGTatatgctatgtgtgtgtgtatatgtttgaatGTGCTCGCCATGTGAGCATGAAGGGTAGAGGTTGGTGTTGAGTCTTTTTCTATTGCTTTccactttatttctttaattttaatttattttaaattaaaataagataatcGAAGAAGCATCAGATAATTATATCTTGTcagacacaataaaaacaaagcaaagctgaCACTCCAAATCATTACAAAACTTGTATTTCTGACTCTCTTCCAGACAATGATGTGACTGGAGACAGGACAGGACCCACCTTATTTTGGGGGGACCAGGTCTCTCATTGGACTTGGAACTGCTGTTTTccctagactggctggccagtgaacccccGAGAGCTGCATGATTCTTAGCTGtctgctggggctggggctgcacTACAACACTCAGCtcctgtgtgggttctggagatccaaagtcaggtcctcacacttgcttAGCAAGCAAGCTCCGCACTGAGCCATTGCCCAGCCCCAGTCCTATACGTTTTGATAAGAATACACTCCATCTTTCCACCCTGTGGGTCCTGCATGGGTGAGAATGCATGTGCTGCCTTGTATGGGACATCTCCTACTGGATATGGAGAGTAGAAACCTTCCACTGAATACAATGGGTCTataggtgtgtgcgtgtgtgcatgtagtaGTTAGCAAAGGTTCTATAAGCTTGCTTTGCTATTTGTTCCTTAAAACAATGACTTTTTAGAACTCTAGATAGAActggagggatagctcagcagttaaatgtGCAtgctctcttgcagaggacccgaggtCAGTTCCCtacacccatgtcaggtggctcactaccacctACAACtttagctccagggaatccaacaagcctctgcctctgtgagCACTACACACACGCACTTACCTGCCCATACACGTAACTAAaagtaaaatgattaaaaattcaAAGCTGAAGAAAAACTTTATTTCTGTTAACTTTGCCTTAAGTAACTTCTCTCCATGccagaaaaatatttaatcataCTACATACATAGAATCATagctataaacaaaataaaataaaataaaataaaataaaataaaataaaacaaaacgtaCCCTAGAGAAAGAGTATTGGAAACCCGGAAGTGGGGTGACTAGACTATTGCAAGTAGAAAGCATATAAGGTGTTTTCATAATTCTGTACCAGTCATTACattgtttataaaattaaaatgcatctgggtgtggtgataatacatctgtaatcccagtacttgggagggaaaggcaggaagatcagaaatttaagATCAGTCTTAGATATCGAGTTTCAGCACCCCTggactatatgagaccctgtctcaaaaccataaaaatcaaacaaaagtgCACTTAAATTAATTGAGAATTGAGCAGCATAGCATATTCAAACGTGGCATGCAGCAAATTATATCACATTAACTGGGGGGTTGGTAAGTGGTCACAATGCCCTGATTCTGAGCCAAGTTCTTCTCAGTTCTCTGAGTGTGTCATAGTAGGTGCTTTCTCACACATTGCCTAGGTAAGCACGGTGTGAAGGTATTTCAGCCCTCAGTGGAGAGATTCCATTCAAGTGGTGGGTGATTTGGGGGTTATGCTTCACTGTATCACCAATAAATTATGGAGAACTAACGATATTCAAGAATAGTCCTCACCAGGTGTGCTTgggggcaggaggcaggcagatggatctctctgagtttgaggtcagcctggtctacaaagcaagttccagaacagccaggactacatattgagactctaacaaacaaacagtatAACCTTCAACTTCCAGTCACAGCTTTTCTAACTTATGCCTTTCCCCCAAATACCAAAGGATTCCAGAACTTGTTGACCTTTgtcactgcctgcctgcctgtctgtctgtctgtctattaaaAATCTCCCTGGGAAGTTGAagaaagtgcttgcctggcaagaATGAGGGCTGAGTTAAGTCCCCAGAATGCACATTCAAAACACAACTGGATTGTGGTGTATGcttatacatgcacatgcacacgcacatgcacacgtgcacatgaaAGGGAATTTCctacattaaaaaatgttttcaatgaaTTTCCATATTTCCCTGCTCGCTATTGACCTGCATGAAAAGCCCCACACCCGGACGGTTGAGACTTCCTGTAATGGTTTTCGAAGAAGCAAGGGCATGTATAATGATTACGGAAGGAGCTGCATGGGGTCAGTATGGTTTTGGTGGAGGCGCCTGTTAGCCTTCCGGTGGGGGTCAGATTGGGGCCATTCTGCCTGGATGTGCCTCTATGCGTGGCATCTTGTGAGAACCAATGAAACGATCCATGTTTTCATTGTTGGCAGCACTGGGCTAGGAGGCTCCTGCTCTGCTTCTGAAAGTGTTGCCAGCCTGGACCCGTGCACTGTGTCTCCAGAGGTGGCTGAGCAAGGGGAGCACCCCCAGGAAGCCAGAGGCCCAGAAGGTTCTCCACTGCCCAGATCATCTCTGCCCTGGGAACAGCCGTGCCCCTCAGCCTCCATGCCCTTCACAGAGGGCCCCTCAGAAGGTTGCTTGGCCAGCTCAGAAGCAGAAGCTCCTGAAGACAGCACCCTGACAAATCACCTTAGGATGGAACCCTCCCCCAACATCCCAGGGAACATCTTACCGACATCCACTCCTGAAGTAGATGGCCCCACACAGCACTCAATGGCTGCCAGAACCCCTAGTGCTGAAGGAGACAAAGAGCTGAAGGAAGAGGGACCAAATTCATCCTCCAATCGCACTGGCCAATTGCCAGGAATTTCCCTAGTTCCTCTCCAGGAGCCAAGGACAGAGCTGCTGTCTGGAGAGGGCACTGGGCCTCGTGACTTTGAGTTCCAAAGGAAAGAGGATATGGATGACTGTCCCTCCCCAGAGTCAGCAACCAAAGCCCCTGCTGCCACTCAGCCAGGGATGCAAAACTCAGCTGACCTTGAGTCTCCCCCAAAACTTGAGACTATGGTCCCACAAGATTCAGTCCTAAGATcatcagacagagaaagagatggagtGGAGGTGCTACCTACGTGTTCAGCCAAGAATTTGGAATTTCTCGAAGGCTGCCATCCCTCTAAAAGCAACTCCAGAGCTATCCCTGGATCAGGGACAAGCACTGCCTCCCAGGAAAGCTGCCAGCAGAAAGTGGAAATGCATCTGCCATATGCAGAACTGCCCTCAGGCCCACCAGGTCTTACCACAGCACCAGCAAACAGTGGCTCCTGGAAAGAGACTCTGGACACCAGCGATGCTCAGAGGCAACCACAGACAGGGACATCGGGAACTGAGCTCCAGCAAGTTGTCTGTGTGGCAGCAGCCAGCCAGCTGAATGGGAgcttccttctgagtgctgaggctCCTCTCTTCACTAGAACAGAGGAAACTTCAAGCTCAGCTTCAAGTCCCACTGCACACGCAGCTGCTTGGAATTCGGTTGCCTCAGAAGAATCCACAGAGACTGTTTCTGAGACAAAGATGTCAGTTTCTGCAGATCTGGCTGCCACAGAACAGATGGATACAGGGGTGGCAGAACGGAAGCCAACATCAGATCTTAGAAAAACGCAAGAACAACCAGAAGGTAGCCTCCAGCAGGTTCCTGCACCTTTCTTGCAGGGGCAAAATGATACAGTCCAACAAGGGCTGttgctgccaactttctcccatGGCATTTCAAATGAAAGTTCAGTGGAACCAACTGATGGTCCCAAGGCCCCCAAGAATACTCAAAATAGAGTTGTGGCTAGAGAGGAAAGCAGATCACATGGAGACAACCTTGAGGGacagcaagaagccaccagagCCCTTGCTGGTGCAGAGCCTGGGAACCATGATGAAGAGAAGTCTCAAGCCTTTCACAGCAAGCCCCATCTGGAGACCAAGAAAGGTGAGGTTTCAAAGGCACACAGTAATACAGAGAACAAAATCGTTCCCAGCTCAGACTCAACACAGCCACTTAGACAGGAGGTTGCTGGCCACAGGGATGGGTCCCACTCTGGATCAGCAGAGGTAGTGGGGCAGGTGGTTGCTGAATCCCATGTGACTGACACAGCTACCTCACTGCACAAACTCCATGAGGAGGACCCCATCCTGTCCTCAGCATCAGATGGCACTGGTGAGCACTTTCTTCCCCAAGAAGCCATCTGGGAAAGTTCAAGATCTCAGACCAAAAGCCCAGTCATGCTTCAGGACAGGGGAGGATTGGAAGCAATAGAGTCACTTCCTGCTTTAGAATCTGAGAAAGGAGATTTCCTGCCTGCTACAGCTGCGGAGGAGGTACCCaaagctggggagatggaggATATATTGGAAGTAAAGAAGAGCCACTCACCCTTTCATCCGCCTTTCAGCTGTGATGGGGAAGGCTTGCTGATGTCCCCAGGCCAACCTTGTGGGGTGGAGAAGGTTGAACCTGGACAGGAAGTCCATGCTGATGCGTCATCTCCCCGCAATGGGAAAGACTCAACAATAGGCCATGGACTTGCTGTGCTCAGTCTGGAACAAGACTGTCAGAGAAAACTGTCTTGCCCAGAGGACAGTCTCCCACCATCTCCAAAGAACCGTCTCCAGCCATCTCAACTAGACCCAGAAGCGTCCATCTCTGCTATTCTCTGTGACAAGAACCAACCACCTACAAATGGGCAAAAGGCTTGTCAAAGTGACCCAGGTCTGAAGAAGCAGAGTACAGATCCTTCCTCAATCCTGGTACCTGAGGAAAGGAAGCCTTGGGCAGATGTGAGCTTGTCCACTCAAGGAGGAAACGAGCAGGGGTCAGAGCTTCCCTCCAAAGGCAGCCCATGCAATACTCCAAGTTCATCACCCAAGGATAAAGTTCTGGAAGGAGCACCACCGTCAGAGATGTCAGAACTGTCAACCCCACTGGGACAAGAGTCGCCTGCACTAGGGGGAAATGAGCAAGAGGGCACAGGCAGCAGTAGTCAGCTCTCAGAGATCCCGCCTCCTGCAGCAGCCACCGCTCTTACAGAAAACTTGGGTGGGAAGGATAGTCTCTCTACTGGGCAGGGGCTGAGCAAGTCCCAACAGGAGCTGGATGATGCTTTGCAAATAGGCAGCCTGCGTGAAGAAGCACGTTGTGGGGACTCGGGCCTTTCTGAAGCCGGTGACGTACTGCCTCCGCCTCTGGGCTTGGataagacagagacagcaagtaGAAACAGAGTGGAGGCCCTGCCCTGTCCACCTGACTCAGTAGCTCTCCTGGATACAGCACACTACTCTCCAGACCCAGTGCCTACCAATCCCAGAGTCACACTCACCCAGGATGCCCTAGAGAGCGAGGCCTGTGATGAGGGCCAGAAAGAGTCGGCCCCACAGCTGGAAATGGAGCAGCCGGCCCCCTTGGGTACAGAAGCACAGAGTCCTCTTGGAAGTTTCCAGAAAGCAGAGGAACGAGATGGTAAAGGTGGATCTGCCGAAGTGAACGTCGATGCCAGTGAAGGAGACCCCGGGATGCAGCAGGCTTCAGAGGCACCAGAACCTGCTCTGAGTAGTGGCTTCCTTCAGGCTGACCAGAGCCTCGCCTCCACCCTGAGTGAGCCACGCCAACTTGTGCAGCTTGAGCCCAGCTGCGGGGATGCCTTGCTGCCAGCTGGAGAAACAGACGGGATGCCCAGAAGTTCTGTGGACGTTCTGACACAGCACACTGTTTCAGGCCCACAGAGCCTTCTGCCGGCTGAACCACCTGACACCCCTTACCTGCATATCAATAGTGCTGCCAGGAAGGATGCAGAAGATGGAAGCACGAGAGGAGCCGTTTCCTCTGAGGACCCCGGAGCACCTCATGAAAGTCCTGTAAAGGAGCCTCCACCTGCTTTGGAAAATGACACCCTTGAAAAGACACCTGCTGTCTCCTTCACCACAGTCTTGCAACCAGGAACTGCAGATGGGGACATCTCTGCAGCGGGGGATGGTAATAGTATCGGTATCCCCCAAGCTGGAACCACTGAGGGGCACGTGAGTTTCATGCCCTACCTGGACAGGATGCCTCTCCCGGTCAGAGACGAGCAGATGGCAAGGGAGATGCATGTGGCTGCTGCTCCAGAAGCAAATGCCAGGCCCTCTGAGATCGCAGCATGCCCTGCCAGTGAGGAtgcagcaggagagagagaggggaacagGGAGAGGCCAGTAGAACTTACCCCAGATCTGAGGGTTGTTGCATCAGGTAGCGAGGGTGCAAGCTCCAAGCAGACCAGCATAATAGCGGGGCTTCCTGATTTTAGGGAGCATATCACCAAGATCTTTGAGCAGTCTGTGCTTGGAGCCCTGGCTGCTGACCGGCCCCATAGTAAAAAGTCAGGAGTTCCAAGGAATGTGCTGTTTGAGGGTCCTGATGTCTCACTGAACTCAGAGAAGCTTCTAGATGGGGCACAAGGAGTGGCTGCTGCCCTTCTCCCTGTACCTCCTGCAGGACTCCAGGTTGAGAAGAAGCAAGAGTCAGCTGTTGAGGCTGAGAGTTCTCATCAAGTACCCCAGGATCCAGCATCAGAGAAGATGATGGGTCTGGTGGGGACAGCCTTGGAGGAGAGCAGGCCAGGTGCCAGTGTTGAAGGAGAGAGGACTGGAGAGCCTGTTCAGGGAACTCAGGCTCACTCACAGCAGGCAAGAAGCAGGCAGGAATTAACAGTGGGCCTTCCCTCTTCTGCAGCTGTTCAGGGGCTACCAGCAGAAAGAGCCCCTGACTTCCCTGTGGCTCCCCAGAGCCATGCAGATGTAGATGAGGCTTCTGCTCAAGGTGACAAAAGCCATTCCATAAAAGAGCACCTGGAAACATTGCCCAGCAACGGTCAACAAAGAGAAGATGGTACCTGGGACCCTACTCACACCAAGGGTCTAACTAATCTATCAGGATCCCCCTGTGCCCTGAATGGCTCTTCTCATGGAAGTGTTTTGAATGTGCCTGAACCTATCAGTGAGCCCTTGATCCCTTCCACACTTGAGGGTGACAGACAGATTGAAGCTGCTGTCAGTACTGCAAACATGCAAAATATGCTGGGCAACCAGGATGCCCCCAAAATGCTGGCTGGAGGAGTGTTGACTACTCCCCTGGATCCCAGCAAAATGGCAAGAGCTGctgaggaagcagaaggtgaTGTCACACCAAGCAGGGCTGAGACGTGGGCATGTGCGTCTGGTGACCTCCTTGAAACAGGTACTACAAGGATGCTTCCCGGTGTGGCAGGTAACTCAGCACATCCTGGGAGCTTTCAGGACTCAGGATGTTCTAACAGGGCTCAGGTGATGGAGGAGGATGCAGCCACCCTTCAAGGGGACAGCCAGGTTGAAGACCAGCAAGCCAAGCAACAGCTGGGCCCTCAGCTCCCTACTCCTGTAGGGCATGGGAAGCCGAGTATCTCTTCTCCTCCAGAGCCTGATGAGAGCAAAGATGAAAAGCTGCACCTGGTGGCTCCAGAAGAACTCCTCAGTGACAGGTACATGGGTGCAATGCCTATAGGTTCAGATCCAGTATGATCCCTACTCTCATGCTAAGTGAATCAAACTGACGGGAAATTTTCAGGAGGCCCAGTTTCCTGTATGGGAAGGGTTAAGTGGCCCCATTTACCCTCTCTGGATTGCTAGGATTTTGAAAAGGGGCGCATGTGCGGGCGCGGTGGGGGGGATGGTGTTTGGAGGCATGGGAGCTATTTGGATGACACGTCTTTCCTTGTGCTAATTCATCTGAAACCACTGGAAAAGCGTGAAGCGTTGACTGGCTGTGCGTGATTGGGTGATAGGCTGCAGGCAGTCATGTTTTCTGGAGTTCAGACACAGCTGCTTTCAAATGTGGAATCGTTTTAGGTGCAAGGGCCCTATGTGATTCAAAGCAGCAGCTCCTAGCTCCTGGCTGCCTAaagcttccttctcttcttcctaaaGATATTGGTGTAGTGGCCGTTGAGTCTTTATTGGGGACTGTACTTTTTAACATAGGATTTTGGCTCTCTCCAAGTATCTGATCCTAGCAACCACTTTTTTTCCTTGTCTCAGAAAGAGCCCAGGGCCTGGCCCGGCCACTTTACCTTCAGTTCCTGAGGCATGCGTTCCGAAAGGCTttccagcagaggccagagatctgggaggagtaGAAAGGTCAGTGACACAAAACCCGTGGCA
This Mus musculus strain C57BL/6J chromosome 7, GRCm38.p6 C57BL/6J DNA region includes the following protein-coding sequences:
- the Tacc2 gene encoding transforming acidic coiled-coil-containing protein 2 isoform X10 gives rise to the protein MGNENSTSDHQEDAASRNTILWPPSPDPPQRTSSVQSPRSLQPPGKSQSLQKQQGDLPGSCAGSTGLGGSCSASESVASLDPCTVSPEVAEQGEHPQEARGPEGSPLPRSSLPWEQPCPSASMPFTEGPSEGCLASSEAEAPEDSTLTNHLRMEPSPNIPGNILPTSTPEVDGPTQHSMAARTPSAEGDKELKEEGPNSSSNRTGQLPGISLVPLQEPRTELLSGEGTGPRDFEFQRKEDMDDCPSPESATKAPAATQPGMQNSADLESPPKLETMVPQDSVLRSSDRERDGVEVLPTCSAKNLEFLEGCHPSKSNSRAIPGSGTSTASQESCQQKVEMHLPYAELPSGPPGLTTAPANSGSWKETLDTSDAQRQPQTGTSGTELQQVVCVAAASQLNGSFLLSAEAPLFTRTEETSSSASSPTAHAAAWNSVASEESTETVSETKMSVSADLAATEQMDTGVAERKPTSDLRKTQEQPEGSLQQVPAPFLQGQNDTVQQGLLLPTFSHGISNESSVEPTDGPKAPKNTQNRVVAREESRSHGDNLEGQQEATRALAGAEPGNHDEEKSQAFHSKPHLETKKGEVSKAHSNTENKIVPSSDSTQPLRQEVAGHRDGSHSGSAEVVGQVVAESHVTDTATSLHKLHEEDPILSSASDGTGEHFLPQEAIWESSRSQTKSPVMLQDRGGLEAIESLPALESEKGDFLPATAAEEVPKAGEMEDILEVKKSHSPFHPPFSCDGEGLLMSPGQPCGVEKVEPGQEVHADASSPRNGKDSTIGHGLAVLSLEQDCQRKLSCPEDSLPPSPKNRLQPSQLDPEASISAILCDKNQPPTNGQKACQSDPGLKKQSTDPSSILVPEERKPWADVSLSTQGGNEQGSELPSKGSPCNTPSSSPKDKVLEGAPPSEMSELSTPLGQESPALGGNEQEGTGSSSQLSEIPPPAAATALTENLGGKDSLSTGQGLSKSQQELDDALQIGSLREEARCGDSGLSEAGDVLPPPLGLDKTETASRNRVEALPCPPDSVALLDTAHYSPDPVPTNPRVTLTQDALESEACDEGQKESAPQLEMEQPAPLGTEAQSPLGSFQKAEERDGKGGSAEVNVDASEGDPGMQQASEAPEPALSSGFLQADQSLASTLSEPRQLVQLEPSCGDALLPAGETDGMPRSSVDVLTQHTVSGPQSLLPAEPPDTPYLHINSAARKDAEDGSTRGAVSSEDPGAPHESPVKEPPPALENDTLEKTPAVSFTTVLQPGTADGDISAAGDGNSIGIPQAGTTEGHVSFMPYLDRMPLPVRDEQMAREMHVAAAPEANARPSEIAACPASEDAAGEREGNRERPVELTPDLRVVASGSEGASSKQTSIIAGLPDFREHITKIFEQSVLGALAADRPHSKKSGVPRNVLFEGPDVSLNSEKLLDGAQGVAAALLPVPPAGLQVEKKQESAVEAESSHQVPQDPASEKMMGLVGTALEESRPGASVEGERTGEPVQGTQAHSQQARSRQELTVGLPSSAAVQGLPAERAPDFPVAPQSHADVDEASAQGDKSHSIKEHLETLPSNGQQREDGTWDPTHTKGLTNLSGSPCALNGSSHGSVLNVPEPISEPLIPSTLEGDRQIEAAVSTANMQNMLGNQDAPKMLAGGVLTTPLDPSKMARAAEEAEGDVTPSRAETWACASGDLLETGTTRMLPGVAGNSAHPGSFQDSGCSNRAQVMEEDAATLQGDSQVEDQQAKQQLGPQLPTPVGHGKPSISSPPEPDESKDEKLHLVAPEELLSDRKSPGPGPATLPSVPEACVPKGFPAEARDLGGVESIPGTDDVIQPAAPVDPGHPPLADSSHHGDAVSSVSTHLTVQSASPSAARASPAPLAPEHTASAPSAAGPGVEVTPTASPQHLAKNEPRSSDSEEAFETPESTTPVKAPPAPPPPPPEVTPEPEVIDPPAPEEPGCISEPPVVVPDGPRSSESVEGSPFRPSHSSSAVFDEDKPIASSGTYNLDFDSIELVDNFQSLEPCSADSKGQECKVSTRRKSTESVPPSKSTLSRSLSLQASDFDGASCPGSPEAGTLTTDACGTGSNSASSTLKRTKKTRPPSLKKKQATKKPTETPPVKETQQEPGEESPVPSEEHLAPETKTESATPEGAGCTLSDDTPLESPAVPTATCPLTLESAEDVSPLVSGGGRVQNSPPVGRKSVPLTTASEAVEVTLSDSGGQEDLPAKGLSVRLEFDYSEDKGSWESQQENAPPTKKIGKKPVAKMPLRRPKMKKTPEKLDNTPASPPRSPTEPSDTPIAKGTYTFDIDKWDDPNFNPFSSTSKMQESPKLSQQSYNFDPDACEESLDPFKASSKTPSSPSKSPASFEIPASTTEADGDGLNKPAKKKKTPLKTDTFRVKKSPKRSPLSDPPSQDPTPAATPEAPSAISTVVHATDEEKLAVTSQKWTCMTVDLDADKQDFPQPSDLSNFVNETKFNSPSEGKQLGGQPDPHLALENTVPRGQRARKELDYRNSYEIEYMEKLGSSLPQDDDTPKKQALYLMFDTPQESPVKSPPVRMSDSPTPCSGSSFEDTEALVNAATKLQHPVARGLPSSQEPLLQVPEKPSQKELEAMALGTPAEAIEITAPEGAFASADTLLSRLAHPASLCGALGYLEPDLAEKNPPVFAQKLQREAAHPPDVSISKTALYSRIGSTEVEKPPGLLFQQPDLDSALQVARAEVIAKEREVSEWRDKYEESRREVVEMRKIVAEYEKTIAQMIEDEQREKSISHQTVQQLVLEKEQALADLNSVEKSLADLFRRYEKMKEVLEGFRKNEEVLKKCAQEYLSRVKKEEQRYQALKVHAEEKLDRANAEIAQVRGKAQQEQAAYQASLRKEQLRVDALERTLEQKNKEIEELTKICDELIAKMGKS